From Stenotrophomonas nitritireducens, the proteins below share one genomic window:
- the rpsF gene encoding 30S ribosomal protein S6: protein MSRHYEVVFLVHPDQSEQVPAMIERYKALVEAGNGTIHRLEDWGRRQLAYPIQNLVKAHYVLLNIEADQAVLNELTESFRFNDAVLRNLVIKRDEADTEQSLIMKSKDEKGDKPERGERRRRDDEEGATSTNDEAGDDAASAE, encoded by the coding sequence ATGAGTCGTCATTACGAAGTCGTGTTCCTGGTCCACCCGGATCAGAGCGAACAGGTCCCCGCCATGATCGAGCGCTACAAGGCGCTGGTCGAAGCCGGTAACGGCACCATCCACCGTCTGGAAGATTGGGGCCGTCGTCAGCTGGCTTACCCGATCCAGAATCTGGTCAAGGCTCACTATGTTCTGCTGAACATCGAAGCCGACCAGGCAGTTCTGAACGAACTGACCGAGAGCTTCCGTTTCAACGACGCCGTGCTGCGCAACCTGGTCATCAAGCGTGACGAGGCTGACACCGAGCAGTCGTTGATCATGAAGAGCAAGGACGAGAAGGGTGACAAGCCCGAGCGTGGCGAGCGCCGTCGTCGTGACGACGAAGAAGGTGCCACTTCCACCAATGACGAAGCCGGCGATGACGCCGCTTCTGCTGAATAA
- a CDS encoding MFS transporter encodes MNSTDSLAALLSPRQRTLILLALSLGGFAIGTSEFASMGLMLEISRGLAITEAQVGHLISAYAIGVVVGAPLLAFAGSSLRRRTLLLWLMGFYAIGNLASALAPDYHSMLLARFVAGLPHGAYFGVAMLVAASISPPEQRGAAVSKVLLGLSIAILLGNPLTTWLGQQFNWRSAFVLVSALALATVTMVARQLPADPNEVRTSPMRELRAFNTPQVWLALAIGAIGFAGMFCVFTYLAPTLVNVTGINERWMPVAVGLFGVGAIIGNIAGGKLVDRLQFRAAGVLLAWSIVVLLLFPLAAHSAWAMVPAIIAVGTMGALAVALQTRLMDAAGEAQTLAAASNHAAFNTANALGPWLGGMAIGAGFGHASTGYVGAATAAVGLLLWGIAVLLQRRQDASEPLIAD; translated from the coding sequence GTGAATTCCACAGACTCATTGGCAGCCCTGCTGTCGCCACGCCAACGCACCTTGATCCTGCTCGCGCTCTCCCTGGGCGGCTTCGCCATCGGCACCAGCGAGTTCGCCAGCATGGGCCTGATGCTGGAAATAAGCCGCGGCCTGGCCATCACCGAAGCCCAGGTCGGCCACCTGATCAGCGCCTATGCCATCGGCGTGGTAGTAGGCGCCCCGCTGCTGGCCTTTGCCGGCTCCAGCCTGCGGCGACGCACCCTGCTGCTTTGGCTGATGGGCTTCTACGCCATCGGCAACCTTGCCAGCGCGCTGGCGCCCGACTACCACAGCATGCTGCTGGCCCGTTTCGTCGCCGGCCTGCCCCACGGCGCCTACTTCGGCGTGGCGATGCTGGTTGCCGCCTCGATCAGCCCGCCGGAACAGCGCGGCGCTGCGGTTTCCAAGGTGCTGCTAGGGCTGTCGATCGCCATCCTGCTGGGCAACCCGCTGACCACCTGGCTCGGCCAGCAATTCAACTGGCGCAGCGCCTTTGTGCTGGTCAGCGCGTTGGCGCTGGCAACTGTGACGATGGTGGCGCGGCAGCTGCCCGCTGACCCGAACGAGGTCCGAACCTCGCCAATGCGTGAACTGCGCGCCTTCAACACCCCGCAGGTATGGCTGGCCCTGGCGATCGGCGCGATCGGTTTTGCCGGCATGTTCTGCGTGTTCACCTACCTGGCCCCCACCCTGGTCAATGTGACCGGCATCAATGAACGCTGGATGCCGGTGGCCGTCGGCCTGTTCGGCGTGGGCGCGATCATCGGCAACATCGCCGGCGGCAAACTGGTGGACCGGCTGCAGTTCCGCGCCGCTGGCGTGTTGTTGGCCTGGTCGATCGTGGTGTTGTTGCTGTTCCCGCTGGCCGCCCACTCGGCCTGGGCGATGGTGCCGGCGATCATCGCCGTAGGCACCATGGGTGCACTGGCCGTGGCCCTGCAGACCCGGCTGATGGACGCCGCGGGCGAGGCGCAGACCTTGGCCGCCGCCTCCAATCATGCTGCCTTCAATACCGCCAATGCGCTGGGCCCGTGGCTGGGCGGCATGGCCATCGGTGCCGGCTTTGGTCACGCCTCGACCGGTTACGTGGGCGCGGCAACGGCGGCAGTTGGACTGTTGCTGTGGGGAATTGCGGTGCTGCTGCAGCGCCGCCAGGACGCATCAGAACCGCTGATCGCCGACTGA
- a CDS encoding HesB/IscA family protein — protein MAVHLTPIAHSRVQRFVSSTPGALGLRFGVTRTGCSGWGHITDLAKDQREGDTVFEQDGVRIYVDAQSLPLVDGTQIDYGKQGLSETFTFKNPNAAAECGCGESFTTDDMHR, from the coding sequence ATGGCTGTTCATCTGACCCCCATCGCCCATTCCCGCGTGCAGCGCTTTGTCAGCAGCACCCCGGGCGCGTTGGGCCTGCGTTTTGGCGTGACCCGTACCGGCTGCTCGGGCTGGGGCCACATCACCGACCTGGCCAAGGATCAGCGTGAGGGCGATACGGTGTTCGAACAGGACGGCGTACGCATCTATGTGGACGCCCAGAGCCTGCCGCTGGTGGATGGCACCCAGATCGACTACGGCAAGCAGGGCCTGAGCGAGACGTTTACCTTTAAAAATCCCAACGCAGCGGCCGAATGCGGCTGTGGCGAGAGCTTCACCACCGACGATATGCACCGCTGA
- the asnS gene encoding asparagine--tRNA ligase: MTVVSVAHALAGKFPEGGEVTVRGWVRTVRGSAGLAFVNVSDGSGFAPIQVVATEALSNFEDIKKLTPSCSVIATGTLVKSQGKGQSFEIQAQNLEIVGWVEDPLTYPIQPKPMSPEFLREVAHLRPRTNLFGAVTRIRDCLSKAVHRYFHENGFYWISTPIVTTSDAEGAGQMFRVSTLDMANLPRTGNGEIDFSRDFFGKETFLTVSGQLNVEAYCLALSKVYTFGPTFRAENSHTTRHLAEFWMVEPEIAFADLDEDARVAEEFLKYLFRAVLDERADDMAFIAERVQKDAITRLESFVNAPFERIEYSDAITLLQKSGKKFDYPVEWGLDLQTEHERWLTEEHVGRPVVVTNYPEHIKAFYMRLNDDGKTVAAMDVLAPGIGEIIGGSQREERLDVLDARMAQFGLDREHYQWYRDFRRYGSVPHAGFGLGFERLVVYVCGLSNIRDAIPYPRAPGSAEF, translated from the coding sequence ATGACGGTGGTCAGCGTTGCACACGCCCTTGCCGGGAAGTTCCCGGAAGGCGGAGAAGTCACAGTCCGCGGGTGGGTCCGCACAGTGCGCGGCTCGGCTGGACTGGCCTTCGTCAACGTCAGCGATGGCTCGGGCTTTGCCCCGATCCAGGTCGTGGCCACCGAAGCGCTGTCCAATTTCGAAGACATCAAGAAGCTGACCCCGAGCTGCTCGGTGATCGCCACCGGCACCCTGGTCAAGTCGCAGGGCAAGGGCCAGAGCTTCGAGATCCAGGCCCAGAACCTTGAAATCGTCGGTTGGGTCGAAGACCCGCTGACCTACCCGATCCAGCCCAAGCCGATGTCGCCGGAGTTCCTGCGTGAAGTGGCGCACCTGCGCCCGCGCACCAACCTGTTCGGCGCTGTCACCCGTATCCGCGACTGCCTGTCCAAGGCCGTGCACCGTTATTTCCACGAGAACGGTTTCTATTGGATCAGCACCCCGATCGTCACCACCTCCGATGCCGAAGGCGCCGGCCAGATGTTCCGCGTCTCGACGCTGGACATGGCCAACCTGCCGCGCACCGGCAATGGCGAGATCGATTTCAGCCGCGACTTCTTCGGCAAGGAAACCTTCCTGACCGTGTCCGGCCAGCTCAATGTCGAGGCCTACTGCCTGGCACTGAGCAAGGTCTACACCTTCGGCCCGACCTTCCGCGCCGAGAACAGCCACACCACCCGCCACCTGGCCGAGTTCTGGATGGTGGAGCCGGAAATCGCCTTCGCCGACCTGGACGAAGACGCACGTGTGGCCGAGGAGTTCCTGAAGTACCTGTTCCGCGCCGTGCTCGATGAGCGCGCCGACGACATGGCCTTCATCGCCGAGCGCGTGCAGAAGGATGCCATCACCCGCCTGGAATCCTTTGTCAACGCCCCGTTCGAGCGCATCGAGTACAGCGATGCGATCACCCTGCTGCAGAAATCCGGCAAGAAGTTCGACTACCCGGTCGAATGGGGTCTGGACCTGCAGACCGAACACGAGCGCTGGTTGACCGAGGAACACGTCGGCCGCCCGGTGGTGGTGACCAACTACCCCGAGCACATCAAGGCCTTCTACATGCGTCTGAACGACGACGGCAAGACCGTCGCGGCGATGGACGTGCTGGCCCCGGGCATCGGCGAGATCATCGGCGGCAGCCAGCGCGAAGAGCGCCTGGATGTGCTGGACGCGCGCATGGCCCAGTTCGGTCTGGATCGCGAGCACTACCAGTGGTACCGCGACTTCCGTCGTTATGGCTCGGTGCCGCACGCCGGTTTCGGCCTGGGCTTCGAGCGCCTGGTGGTCTACGTCTGCGGCCTGTCCAACATCCGCGACGCCATTCCGTACCCGCGCGCACCGGGTTCGGCGGAATTCTGA
- a CDS encoding FMN-binding negative transcriptional regulator, with translation MFAQRVFVENDLLWLDRLLARDPFVTLLTTGSDGLPELTRLPVLYRRQGEQIELIGHWARANPQSRHRGRAKVLIDGPQGYVSASWYPDKESAARVPTWNYAAAELVGELQAFGDAPALAQLLSDTSAHFEASVGQDWVFDASLDDHGPSLRAIVGFRLQVQQIQIKLKLSQNHPAANQLAVIGALLALDTPDARELAQWMQLYRSEHGGQHDD, from the coding sequence GTGTTCGCCCAGCGCGTCTTCGTCGAGAACGACCTGCTCTGGCTGGATCGCCTGCTCGCACGCGACCCGTTCGTCACCCTGTTGACCACCGGTAGCGATGGTCTGCCCGAACTGACCCGACTGCCGGTGCTGTACCGGCGCCAGGGCGAGCAGATCGAACTGATCGGCCATTGGGCCCGAGCCAATCCGCAGTCACGCCATCGTGGCCGCGCCAAAGTACTGATTGACGGGCCACAGGGCTACGTGTCGGCAAGCTGGTATCCGGACAAGGAAAGCGCCGCGCGCGTCCCCACCTGGAACTACGCCGCTGCCGAGCTGGTCGGCGAACTGCAGGCCTTCGGTGATGCGCCGGCATTGGCGCAGCTGCTGTCGGATACCAGCGCCCACTTTGAAGCCAGCGTCGGCCAGGATTGGGTTTTTGACGCGAGCCTGGACGATCACGGCCCCTCACTGCGCGCCATCGTAGGCTTCCGCCTGCAAGTGCAGCAGATCCAGATCAAACTGAAACTGAGCCAGAACCACCCAGCGGCAAACCAGCTGGCGGTGATCGGGGCCTTGCTGGCCCTGGACACGCCCGATGCCCGTGAACTGGCGCAGTGGATGCAGCTATATCGCAGTGAGCACGGCGGCCAGCACGATGACTGA
- the can gene encoding carbonate dehydratase has translation MKDIHNLLQKNREWADRIEKEDPEFFHQLAKQQNPEYLWIGCSDSRVPANQIIGMAPGEIFVHRNVANVVVHTDLNCLSVIQYAVDQLKIKHILIVGHYGCGGVHAALNHVRVGLADNWLRHVGDVAQKHDDILSQIDDPDLRHARLCELNVIEQVVNACRSTIVQDAWARGQKLMVHGWVYSLRDGRVSEMGIDVGAPEELQPAYEKALSFVPRKGKRH, from the coding sequence ATGAAAGACATCCATAACCTGTTGCAGAAGAACCGCGAATGGGCGGACCGGATCGAGAAGGAAGATCCCGAGTTCTTCCATCAGCTGGCCAAGCAGCAGAACCCGGAATACCTGTGGATCGGCTGCTCCGATTCCCGCGTACCGGCCAACCAGATCATCGGCATGGCACCGGGCGAAATCTTCGTGCACCGCAACGTTGCCAACGTGGTGGTGCACACCGACCTGAACTGCCTGAGCGTCATCCAGTACGCGGTGGACCAGCTCAAGATCAAGCACATCCTGATCGTCGGCCACTACGGTTGCGGCGGCGTGCACGCGGCGCTGAACCACGTACGCGTCGGCCTGGCCGACAACTGGCTGCGCCACGTCGGTGACGTCGCACAGAAGCATGACGACATCCTGTCGCAGATCGACGACCCGGACCTGCGCCATGCACGCCTGTGCGAGTTGAACGTGATCGAGCAGGTGGTCAACGCCTGCCGCTCGACCATCGTCCAGGACGCTTGGGCCCGCGGCCAGAAGCTGATGGTGCACGGCTGGGTCTACAGCCTGCGCGACGGCCGCGTCAGCGAGATGGGCATTGATGTGGGCGCACCGGAAGAGCTGCAGCCTGCGTATGAGAAGGCGTTGTCATTCGTGCCGCGGAAGGGCAAAAGGCACTGA
- a CDS encoding 3-hydroxyanthranilate 3,4-dioxygenase, whose product MLPLPLNLHGWIEEHRHLLKPPVGNKMIENGEFIVMVVAGPNSRSDYHWDEGPEWFYQLEGEMVLRVQEDGAVRDIPIRAGEIFLLPPRVPHSPQRMPGSIGLVVERKRLDHELDGFMWFCQQCNHKLYEEFFHLKNIETDLPKVFDRFHTSLAHRTCQHCGAVHPLPKPATPEV is encoded by the coding sequence ATGCTCCCCCTACCCCTGAACCTGCACGGCTGGATCGAGGAACATCGCCATCTCCTGAAGCCGCCGGTCGGCAACAAGATGATCGAGAACGGTGAGTTCATCGTAATGGTGGTTGCCGGCCCCAACAGCCGCAGCGACTACCACTGGGATGAAGGCCCCGAGTGGTTCTATCAGCTCGAAGGCGAAATGGTGCTGCGCGTACAGGAAGATGGGGCCGTGCGCGACATCCCGATCCGGGCCGGCGAGATCTTCCTGCTGCCGCCCCGGGTGCCGCATTCACCGCAGCGCATGCCCGGCTCGATCGGCCTGGTGGTCGAACGCAAGCGCCTGGACCATGAGCTTGATGGCTTCATGTGGTTCTGCCAGCAGTGCAATCACAAACTCTACGAAGAGTTCTTCCACCTGAAGAACATCGAAACCGATCTGCCCAAGGTGTTCGACCGGTTCCATACCTCGCTGGCACACCGTACCTGCCAACATTGCGGTGCTGTACACCCACTGCCCAAACCGGCCACGCCGGAAGTCTGA
- the kynU gene encoding kynureninase → MNETLSPAHATALDAADPLRHLRSQFLIPQHQGSDQTYFVGNSLGLQPRGAQAMVQEVMDQWARIAVEGHFTGPTQWLSYHRLVRDSLAGVVGALPHEVVAMNTLSVNLHLMMVSFYRPTSERPAILMEAGAFPTDRHAVEAQIRFHGFNPATDLIEVQPDEANGTISMQAIERAISEHGKRVALVLWPGVQYRTGQVFDLAAITRLARAQGASIGFDLAHSVGNVPLALHDIAPDFAVWCHYKYLNAGPGAVAGAFVHERHAKDTSLPRFAGWWGHEQATRFQMAPEFVPELGAEGWQLSNPPVLGLAPLRASLALYDEAGMAALRTKSLKITGYLETMVRARLEHVLQIITPSEPERRGCQLSLRVAGGRAQGRSLFEYLQSVGVLGDWREPDVIRISPTPMYNRYSDVYRFVDEVETWAGV, encoded by the coding sequence ATGAACGAAACGCTGTCACCCGCCCATGCCACCGCGCTTGATGCTGCCGATCCCTTGCGCCATCTGCGCAGCCAGTTCCTGATCCCGCAACACCAGGGCAGCGATCAGACCTACTTCGTCGGCAACTCGCTGGGCCTGCAACCACGCGGCGCACAAGCCATGGTGCAGGAAGTGATGGATCAATGGGCGCGCATCGCGGTGGAAGGCCACTTCACCGGGCCGACGCAGTGGTTGAGCTATCACCGCCTGGTGCGCGATTCGCTGGCCGGCGTGGTCGGCGCGCTGCCGCATGAAGTGGTGGCGATGAACACGCTGAGCGTGAATCTGCACCTGATGATGGTCAGCTTCTATCGCCCGACCAGCGAGCGCCCGGCGATCCTGATGGAAGCCGGGGCCTTCCCCACCGACCGCCATGCGGTGGAAGCGCAGATCCGCTTCCACGGGTTCAACCCGGCCACCGACCTGATCGAAGTACAACCTGACGAAGCCAACGGCACCATTTCGATGCAGGCCATCGAACGCGCCATCAGCGAGCACGGCAAGCGCGTCGCGCTTGTGCTATGGCCGGGCGTGCAATACCGCACCGGCCAGGTATTCGATCTGGCGGCGATCACCCGCCTGGCCCGCGCACAGGGCGCCAGTATCGGGTTCGACCTCGCCCATTCGGTCGGCAATGTGCCGCTGGCCTTGCATGACATCGCCCCGGATTTCGCGGTGTGGTGCCATTACAAATACCTCAATGCCGGCCCCGGTGCGGTTGCCGGTGCCTTCGTGCACGAGCGCCATGCCAAGGACACCTCATTGCCGCGCTTCGCTGGCTGGTGGGGCCATGAGCAGGCCACCCGATTCCAGATGGCGCCGGAGTTCGTGCCGGAACTGGGCGCCGAAGGCTGGCAGCTGAGCAACCCGCCGGTACTCGGGCTTGCCCCGCTGCGCGCATCACTGGCCTTGTACGACGAGGCCGGCATGGCCGCACTGCGCACCAAATCCCTGAAGATCACCGGCTATCTGGAAACCATGGTGCGTGCGCGCCTGGAACATGTGCTGCAGATCATCACCCCATCCGAACCCGAGCGCCGTGGCTGCCAGCTGTCATTGCGCGTGGCCGGTGGCCGTGCGCAGGGGCGCTCGCTGTTCGAGTACCTGCAATCGGTGGGTGTGCTCGGCGACTGGCGCGAGCCCGACGTGATCCGCATCTCGCCCACGCCCATGTACAACCGCTACAGCGATGTCTACCGCTTCGTCGACGAAGTGGAAACCTGGGCTGGCGTCTGA
- a CDS encoding FAD-dependent oxidoreductase, translating to MNTPTPRSLTLIGAGLAGSLLAILLSRQGWKITVYERRGDPRIADYESGRSINLALAERGRNALRQAGVEDEVMAKAVMMRGRMVHPRDGAPDLQRYGRDDSEVIWSVHRKDLNTTLLQLAEQAGAKIHFHRRLHTVDFDAGYARFIDDRDDQPHDIHFNTPLIGADGAGSALRAAMNRKRPLGERTEFLDHSYKELEIPPAADGSFQIEANALHIWPRGNYMCIALPNDEGTFTVTLFLPNEGEPSFATVRNGAEAEALFRRDFADTLPLIPDLRADWDQHPPGLLGTLFLDRWHQCGKAVLIGDAAHAMVPFHGQGMNCAFEDCVVLARCLADNATTEQAFAAFEAERKPNAAAIQQMALDNYLEMRDRVADPAYLLQRELEHELQARWPTRFVPHYTMVTFLHTPYAVALERTHLQQAILAAATAGLDTLEGVDWTALERIVHAQLPVLEGAH from the coding sequence TTGAACACCCCCACCCCACGCAGCCTCACCCTGATCGGCGCCGGCCTGGCCGGCTCCCTGCTCGCCATCCTGCTGTCGCGGCAGGGCTGGAAGATCACCGTCTATGAGCGCCGCGGCGATCCGCGTATCGCCGATTACGAGTCCGGCCGTTCGATCAACCTGGCTCTGGCCGAGCGCGGCCGCAACGCCCTGCGCCAGGCCGGTGTCGAGGACGAGGTGATGGCCAAGGCGGTCATGATGCGCGGACGCATGGTGCACCCACGCGACGGTGCGCCCGATCTGCAGCGCTATGGCCGCGATGACAGCGAAGTGATCTGGTCGGTGCACCGCAAGGATCTCAACACCACCCTGCTGCAATTGGCTGAGCAGGCCGGTGCGAAGATCCATTTCCACCGCCGCCTGCACACCGTGGACTTCGATGCTGGCTACGCCCGTTTCATCGACGACCGCGATGACCAGCCACACGATATCCATTTCAACACGCCGCTGATCGGTGCCGACGGTGCCGGCTCGGCGCTGCGTGCGGCAATGAATCGCAAGCGGCCGCTCGGCGAACGCACCGAATTCCTCGACCATTCCTACAAGGAACTCGAGATTCCGCCAGCTGCCGACGGCAGCTTCCAGATCGAAGCCAATGCGCTGCACATCTGGCCGCGTGGCAACTACATGTGTATTGCCCTGCCCAATGACGAGGGCACGTTCACCGTGACCTTGTTCCTGCCCAACGAAGGCGAACCCAGCTTTGCCACGGTGCGCAATGGCGCCGAAGCCGAGGCTTTGTTCCGGCGCGACTTCGCCGATACCTTGCCGCTGATTCCTGACCTGCGCGCGGATTGGGACCAGCACCCGCCCGGCCTGCTGGGCACGCTGTTCCTGGACCGCTGGCATCAGTGCGGCAAAGCCGTGCTGATCGGCGACGCCGCACACGCGATGGTGCCGTTCCACGGACAAGGCATGAACTGCGCGTTCGAGGACTGCGTGGTATTGGCCCGCTGCCTGGCCGACAACGCCACCACCGAACAGGCCTTCGCCGCGTTTGAAGCCGAGCGCAAGCCCAATGCCGCGGCCATCCAGCAGATGGCCTTGGACAATTACCTGGAAATGCGAGACCGCGTCGCCGACCCGGCTTACCTGCTGCAGCGTGAGCTCGAGCACGAACTGCAGGCACGTTGGCCAACCCGCTTCGTGCCGCATTACACGATGGTGACCTTCCTGCATACGCCCTACGCGGTGGCACTGGAACGCACCCATCTGCAGCAGGCCATTCTGGCAGCTGCCACCGCCGGCCTTGATACGCTGGAGGGCGTTGACTGGACGGCTCTGGAACGGATCGTCCACGCACAGCTGCCGGTACTGGAAGGAGCGCACTGA
- the sbcB gene encoding exodeoxyribonuclease I yields MAESFLFYDLETFGQDPRRTRIAQFAAVRTDAELKVIEEPVSFYVKPADDLLPSPIATLITGITPQHALAEGVSEADAFARINELMSKPQTCTLGYNTLRFDDEFVRYGLFRNFHDPYEREWRSGNSRWDLLDMLRLVHALRPEGINWPQREDGATSFKLEHLALANDVREGDAHEALSDVYATIGMARHFRQAQPRMWDYALRLRDKRYVGSLLDVVAMTPVLHISMRYPASRLCAAPVLPLARHPHINNRVIVFDLEGDIEPLLELSVEEITARLYTRAADLPEGQQRIPLKEVHLNKVPALVAWNHLRDADFERLQIDPAAIEAKAEKLRALGPQLAEKARQVFARERVNEGPIDADASLYDGFLAEGDKGLLSKVRTAPPEALAELEQRFRDPRLPELLFRYRARNHPQTLDATARSRWDAYRQQRFSTPGLAEQTLPEYVAQIAALREEHKDNPASLALLDALDQWRHTLQDTP; encoded by the coding sequence ATGGCCGAAAGTTTTCTGTTCTACGACCTGGAAACCTTTGGCCAGGACCCACGCCGCACCCGCATCGCCCAGTTTGCCGCCGTGCGCACCGATGCCGAGCTGAAGGTCATCGAGGAGCCGGTCAGTTTCTACGTCAAGCCGGCCGACGATCTGCTGCCCTCGCCGATCGCAACCCTGATCACCGGCATCACCCCGCAGCATGCACTGGCCGAAGGCGTCAGCGAGGCCGACGCCTTTGCCCGCATCAACGAGCTGATGAGCAAGCCACAGACCTGCACGCTGGGTTACAACACGCTGCGCTTCGATGATGAATTCGTGCGCTACGGCCTGTTCCGCAACTTCCATGATCCCTACGAACGCGAGTGGCGCAGCGGCAACTCGCGCTGGGACCTGCTCGACATGCTGCGGCTGGTGCACGCGCTGCGCCCGGAGGGCATCAACTGGCCGCAACGCGAGGATGGCGCCACCTCGTTCAAGCTCGAACACCTGGCCCTGGCCAACGACGTGCGCGAAGGTGATGCTCACGAGGCCTTGTCCGACGTCTACGCCACCATCGGCATGGCGCGCCACTTCCGACAGGCGCAGCCACGCATGTGGGATTACGCGCTGCGCCTGCGCGACAAACGCTACGTCGGCAGCCTGCTCGACGTGGTGGCAATGACGCCGGTGCTGCACATTTCGATGCGCTACCCGGCCAGCCGCCTGTGCGCGGCACCGGTGCTGCCGCTGGCACGCCACCCGCACATCAACAACCGGGTCATCGTGTTTGATCTTGAGGGCGACATCGAGCCCTTGCTGGAGCTTTCGGTCGAAGAGATCACCGCGCGCCTGTATACCCGCGCCGCCGATCTGCCCGAAGGCCAGCAGCGGATCCCGTTGAAAGAAGTGCACCTCAACAAGGTACCGGCGCTGGTTGCGTGGAATCACCTGCGCGATGCCGATTTCGAACGCCTGCAGATCGATCCTGCGGCAATTGAAGCCAAGGCCGAAAAACTGCGTGCGCTCGGCCCGCAGCTGGCCGAGAAGGCCCGTCAGGTATTCGCCCGCGAACGCGTCAACGAGGGCCCTATCGATGCCGATGCCTCGCTCTACGACGGCTTCCTCGCCGAGGGCGACAAGGGCCTGCTCAGCAAGGTGCGCACCGCGCCGCCGGAGGCACTGGCCGAACTGGAACAGCGCTTCCGCGACCCGCGCCTGCCCGAGCTGCTGTTCCGTTACCGGGCCCGCAACCATCCACAGACGCTGGACGCGACCGCGCGCTCACGCTGGGATGCGTATCGTCAGCAGCGTTTCAGCACCCCCGGTCTGGCCGAGCAGACCTTGCCGGAATATGTCGCGCAGATTGCCGCGTTGCGCGAGGAACACAAGGACAACCCGGCGTCCCTGGCCCTGCTCGACGCACTGGACCAGTGGCGCCATACCCTGCAGGACACACCATGA
- a CDS encoding DUF2461 domain-containing protein: MTQYFSDASFKFLRGLARHNDKTWFAEHKQQYEDHVRQPFLRLITDLQPDLSAVSPHFQADPRTVGGSLFRIYRDSRFSHDKAPYKTWQGARLFHERRKQVPAPSYYIHLAPGESFVGAGIWHPEPDVQRRLRQFILDNPGSWKAAAHAPATRKRYEFESSEKLVRAPRGFPADFEFIDDLKHRNWVLWRSLDDDVMTGPRLRQTLAKDLAALGPFVDYLCAALDLEF, from the coding sequence ATGACCCAGTATTTCAGCGACGCCAGCTTCAAGTTCCTGCGCGGGCTGGCCCGCCACAACGACAAGACCTGGTTTGCCGAGCATAAGCAGCAGTACGAAGATCACGTAAGGCAGCCGTTCCTGCGCCTGATCACCGACCTGCAGCCGGACCTCAGCGCGGTCAGCCCGCATTTCCAGGCCGACCCGCGCACCGTCGGTGGCTCGCTGTTCCGCATCTACCGCGACTCGCGCTTCTCCCACGACAAAGCCCCCTACAAGACCTGGCAAGGCGCGCGGCTGTTCCATGAGCGCCGCAAACAGGTACCCGCGCCGTCGTATTACATCCACCTGGCGCCGGGCGAGAGCTTTGTCGGCGCCGGTATCTGGCACCCCGAGCCGGACGTGCAGCGTCGTCTGCGACAGTTCATTCTCGACAATCCGGGCAGCTGGAAGGCCGCCGCGCACGCGCCGGCCACGCGCAAGCGCTACGAGTTCGAGAGCAGCGAGAAGCTGGTGCGGGCGCCGCGTGGCTTCCCCGCCGATTTCGAGTTCATCGACGACCTCAAGCACCGTAACTGGGTGCTGTGGCGCTCGCTGGATGACGACGTGATGACCGGCCCACGCCTGCGCCAGACCCTGGCCAAGGACCTGGCCGCACTCGGCCCGTTCGTTGACTACCTGTGCGCGGCGCTGGACCTGGAATTCTGA
- a CDS encoding DUF2939 domain-containing protein: protein MKKWILAAVVAVAVLLAAYVIGGPYLAIRGISQAIEQRDTGKLARHVDFAAVRVNMKAQLNDYVVRRAGADVQSSLFGQVALGVAGNLAGAGVDTFVTPLGIAAILQGDSLWKRAIGDTVGGDTWAPPSPAKPLANTTGHYESFSRFTATTHLEDGREVVFVLSRQGLRWRLTNILLPLGQAPG from the coding sequence ATGAAGAAATGGATACTCGCCGCCGTCGTTGCCGTTGCAGTGCTGCTGGCCGCCTATGTGATCGGCGGTCCCTACCTGGCCATCCGTGGCATCAGCCAGGCCATCGAGCAGCGCGATACCGGCAAGCTGGCGCGCCATGTCGACTTCGCCGCGGTGCGGGTCAACATGAAGGCCCAGCTCAACGACTATGTGGTGCGCAGGGCCGGCGCGGACGTGCAGTCCAGTCTGTTCGGCCAGGTAGCGCTGGGCGTGGCAGGCAACCTGGCCGGCGCCGGTGTCGATACCTTCGTCACTCCGCTGGGCATCGCGGCCATCCTGCAGGGCGACAGCCTGTGGAAGCGCGCCATTGGTGACACCGTCGGTGGCGATACCTGGGCACCGCCCTCGCCGGCCAAGCCGCTGGCCAATACCACCGGACACTACGAATCATTCTCGCGCTTCACCGCCACAACCCACCTGGAAGACGGCCGCGAGGTGGTGTTCGTGCTCAGCCGCCAAGGCCTGCGCTGGCGGCTGACCAACATCCTTCTGCCACTGGGACAGGCGCCGGGTTGA